One Gelria sp. Kuro-4 DNA segment encodes these proteins:
- a CDS encoding MoaD family protein yields the protein MVRVLFFAGIREITRAKETRVAAGSVEELLRELAARYGPKFQSAVYGPDGLSREAILILNGRHLAHLPDGLKTKLVPGDTVSIFPLVAGG from the coding sequence ATGGTCCGGGTTCTCTTCTTCGCCGGGATCCGCGAAATCACCCGCGCCAAAGAAACAAGAGTGGCCGCCGGCTCGGTGGAGGAGCTCCTCCGCGAGCTGGCGGCCCGCTACGGCCCCAAGTTTCAGAGTGCCGTCTACGGCCCCGACGGCCTCAGCCGCGAAGCCATCCTTATCCTCAACGGTCGGCACTTGGCCCACCTGCCGGACGGCCTGAAGACGAAGCTCGTGCCTGGCGATACCGTATCCATCTTTCCCCTGGTCGCCGGCGGCTAG
- a CDS encoding 4Fe-4S dicluster domain-containing protein, which yields MSHVLLISPERCTGCGSCELACSLQHEGEFRPAAARISVLRFEAGIAVPLTCLQCDEPSCLKVCKVGAITRDAAAGLVSVDGEKCIGCRMCVVACPFGNITYSPAAKQAVKCDYCEGDPQCVAFCPEKAIEYLPADTVTLGRKKAYSAKFAKLVEEVRA from the coding sequence GTGAGCCACGTCCTACTCATCAGCCCCGAGCGCTGCACCGGCTGCGGGAGCTGCGAGCTGGCCTGCTCCCTGCAGCACGAGGGCGAGTTCCGGCCGGCGGCCGCGCGTATTTCCGTGCTGCGCTTCGAGGCGGGGATTGCCGTGCCGCTGACCTGCCTGCAGTGCGACGAGCCGTCCTGCCTGAAGGTCTGTAAAGTGGGAGCCATTACCAGAGACGCGGCCGCGGGCCTGGTCTCCGTGGACGGGGAAAAATGCATCGGCTGCCGCATGTGCGTGGTGGCCTGCCCCTTCGGCAACATCACCTACAGCCCCGCCGCCAAGCAGGCGGTGAAGTGCGACTATTGCGAAGGCGACCCGCAGTGCGTGGCCTTCTGCCCGGAAAAGGCCATCGAGTACCTGCCGGCCGACACGGTCACCCTCGGCCGCAAGAAGGCCTACTCGGCCAAGTTCGCCAAACTGGTGGAGGAGGTGCGGGCGTGA
- a CDS encoding Flp family type IVb pilin, whose amino-acid sequence MLEHLKKLLTGEEGQGMAEYGLILALVAVVVIAALQLLGQGINTKFTQVKDGLEGKTP is encoded by the coding sequence ATGCTTGAGCACCTCAAGAAGCTCCTGACCGGTGAGGAAGGACAGGGCATGGCCGAGTACGGGCTCATCCTGGCGCTGGTGGCTGTGGTGGTGATTGCAGCTCTCCAACTCTTGGGACAAGGTATTAATACCAAATTCACTCAGGTAAAAGATGGTTTGGAAGGGAAGACGCCCTGA
- a CDS encoding 2Fe-2S iron-sulfur cluster-binding protein has product MKGSIVLRINGAAVPATPGARLLDVLKGAGVFIPTLCDHPALPPLGGCRLCLVEVEEGRRRRLVASCLYPVEKPLEVLTESPQVQAARRYLLTLLLARHPKVEAVAELAARYGVQAEARLAAEPQECILCLRCVRACAAEGNDAIGTAWRGREKTVGPPFAEPPEACVGCGACAAVCPTGAIKVEETAERRRIWDRDFTLVRCERCGRPFTTVEQLAWAAKELPGAPPEARFCPRCRREDEARLIGRTLGSATP; this is encoded by the coding sequence ATGAAAGGCAGCATCGTGCTCCGAATAAACGGCGCGGCGGTGCCGGCCACGCCGGGTGCCCGGCTGCTGGATGTCCTCAAGGGGGCGGGAGTGTTCATCCCCACGCTCTGTGACCACCCGGCCCTGCCGCCTTTGGGGGGCTGCCGGCTCTGCCTGGTGGAGGTTGAGGAGGGGCGGCGCCGTCGCCTGGTGGCCTCCTGCCTCTACCCCGTGGAAAAGCCGCTGGAGGTACTCACCGAAAGCCCGCAGGTGCAGGCCGCGCGCCGTTATCTCCTTACGCTGCTCCTGGCGCGCCACCCCAAGGTGGAGGCTGTGGCGGAGCTCGCCGCCCGCTATGGGGTGCAGGCTGAAGCGCGGCTTGCCGCCGAGCCCCAAGAGTGCATCCTTTGCCTGCGCTGTGTGCGCGCCTGCGCTGCTGAAGGCAATGACGCCATCGGGACCGCCTGGCGCGGGCGGGAAAAGACGGTCGGTCCGCCCTTCGCCGAGCCGCCGGAGGCCTGCGTGGGCTGCGGCGCCTGCGCCGCCGTCTGTCCCACCGGCGCCATTAAGGTGGAAGAGACGGCCGAGCGGCGCCGCATCTGGGACCGCGACTTTACCCTGGTGCGCTGCGAGCGCTGCGGCCGGCCTTTCACCACGGTGGAACAGCTGGCGTGGGCGGCGAAGGAACTGCCTGGAGCGCCACCGGAGGCCCGGTTCTGCCCCCGCTGCCGCCGGGAGGACGAGGCCCGACTTATCGGCCGGACGCTTGGATCAGCGACTCCCTGA
- a CDS encoding prepilin peptidase, with protein sequence MATADYFLILVVAVCTYTDFKCRKIYNAVLFPAAAVGLVGNFYAGGPAGGLAALKGLTLGMALLFVPFIMGGMGAGDVKLLGVVGAFKGPDFVWAAFLYTALVGGLISIVVMIRSGGFGARVKAALFTLLSVLGLMPRVNLLDTIYTGSAQTFPYGIAIAAGTALAYFLG encoded by the coding sequence ATGGCGACTGCTGACTACTTCCTTATCCTGGTGGTGGCCGTTTGCACATATACGGATTTCAAGTGCCGGAAGATCTACAACGCCGTGCTTTTCCCCGCGGCGGCCGTGGGCCTGGTGGGCAATTTTTATGCGGGAGGTCCGGCCGGAGGGTTAGCCGCGCTAAAAGGCCTTACGTTGGGCATGGCGCTTCTCTTCGTGCCCTTCATCATGGGCGGGATGGGGGCGGGGGATGTCAAGCTCCTAGGGGTTGTGGGAGCCTTTAAAGGCCCCGACTTCGTTTGGGCGGCGTTCCTTTACACGGCCCTCGTCGGCGGCCTCATCTCCATAGTCGTTATGATCAGGAGCGGAGGTTTTGGGGCACGGGTTAAAGCCGCGCTCTTTACTCTACTCTCGGTGTTGGGCCTTATGCCGCGGGTCAACCTACTCGACACCATCTACACCGGTTCGGCCCAGACCTTTCCGTACGGCATAGCCATTGCGGCGGGCACCGCGCTGGCGTATTTCCTGGGGTGA
- a CDS encoding aldehyde ferredoxin oxidoreductase family protein — MYGWVGKILRVNLSAGKVGTESLCPELARRFIGARGLGEKIFSDEVDAKVDPLSPENKLLFVTGPLTGTFATSGGRYNVVTKGPLTGTIAASNSGGYFGPELKYAGYDLVIIEGRAAQPVYLWINNDRVELRPAGHLWGKVVGETTDTLLAETDPEAKVACIGPGGENRVLFAGVINDKHRAAGRTGVGAVMGSKNLKAVVVRGTGGVKVADKEVFKQAVLDARAKLAAHPVTSGGLPTYGTNVLINILNQLGALPTRNFHTGYFETADKISGETHTATRLVRKKACFACTMACGRVTAVPSGPFAGAGEGPEYEATWALGAQCGIDNFDAICKANFLCNELGIDPITMGSTIACAMDLYEAGVLDEATVGQALHFGDAAAMVKLTEDTGYKRGFGADLALGSYRLAEKYGHPEFSMSVKKQEMPAYDGRVVQGMGLEYATSNRGGCHVRGYLTSPEVLGIPEKLDPDSTAEKPAWLKTFQDLTAALDSSGICLFTTFALGAPEIAAMLSAATGIEYSVEDFMACGDRIWNLERLFNLAAGLTAADDTLPPRLLTEPVESGPAKGKVSKLPEMLPQYYEVRGWSAEGVPTPEKLAGLGLA; from the coding sequence ATGTACGGTTGGGTGGGCAAGATCCTGCGCGTCAACTTGAGTGCGGGAAAAGTCGGCACCGAGTCCCTGTGCCCCGAGCTGGCGCGCCGGTTCATCGGCGCCCGGGGCCTGGGCGAGAAGATCTTCAGCGACGAGGTGGATGCAAAGGTCGATCCGCTCAGCCCGGAGAACAAGCTCCTCTTCGTCACCGGCCCCCTCACCGGAACCTTCGCCACTTCGGGCGGGCGCTACAACGTGGTCACCAAAGGGCCGCTGACGGGCACCATCGCCGCCTCCAACTCCGGCGGCTACTTCGGCCCGGAACTGAAGTACGCGGGGTATGATCTCGTCATCATCGAGGGGCGTGCCGCCCAGCCGGTATACCTCTGGATCAACAATGACCGGGTGGAGCTGCGCCCGGCCGGGCACCTCTGGGGAAAGGTCGTCGGCGAAACCACCGATACCCTTCTGGCCGAGACCGACCCCGAGGCCAAGGTGGCCTGCATCGGCCCCGGCGGCGAGAACAGGGTGCTCTTTGCCGGGGTGATCAACGACAAGCACCGCGCTGCCGGCCGTACCGGCGTGGGCGCGGTTATGGGTTCGAAGAATCTCAAGGCCGTGGTGGTGCGCGGCACGGGCGGCGTCAAGGTGGCCGACAAAGAGGTTTTTAAGCAGGCGGTCCTGGACGCGCGCGCCAAGCTGGCCGCCCACCCGGTGACCTCTGGCGGCCTCCCTACTTACGGTACCAACGTTCTCATCAACATCCTCAACCAGCTGGGCGCGCTGCCGACGCGGAACTTCCATACCGGGTACTTTGAGACGGCGGACAAGATCAGCGGCGAGACCCACACCGCCACCCGCCTGGTGCGCAAGAAGGCCTGCTTCGCTTGCACCATGGCCTGCGGCCGCGTCACCGCGGTGCCGTCCGGCCCCTTCGCCGGCGCCGGTGAGGGTCCGGAGTACGAGGCCACCTGGGCGCTCGGGGCCCAGTGCGGCATCGATAACTTCGATGCCATCTGCAAGGCCAACTTCCTCTGCAACGAGCTGGGGATCGACCCCATCACCATGGGCAGCACCATCGCCTGCGCCATGGACCTCTATGAAGCGGGTGTGCTGGACGAAGCCACCGTGGGACAGGCGCTCCATTTCGGCGACGCCGCCGCTATGGTAAAGCTCACGGAGGACACCGGGTACAAGCGCGGCTTCGGCGCCGACCTGGCGCTGGGCTCCTACCGCCTGGCCGAGAAATACGGCCACCCCGAGTTCTCTATGTCCGTCAAGAAGCAGGAAATGCCGGCTTACGACGGCCGCGTGGTACAAGGCATGGGCCTGGAGTATGCCACCTCCAACCGCGGCGGCTGCCACGTGCGCGGTTACCTTACCTCCCCGGAGGTCCTTGGTATTCCCGAAAAGCTCGATCCGGACAGCACCGCCGAGAAACCGGCCTGGCTCAAGACCTTCCAAGACCTCACCGCGGCGCTCGATTCCAGCGGCATCTGCCTCTTTACCACCTTCGCCCTCGGCGCGCCGGAGATCGCGGCCATGCTCAGCGCCGCCACGGGTATTGAATACAGCGTAGAAGATTTTATGGCCTGCGGCGACCGCATCTGGAACCTGGAGCGGCTGTTCAACCTGGCCGCCGGGCTCACTGCCGCGGACGACACTCTCCCGCCGCGCCTCCTCACCGAGCCGGTGGAAAGCGGGCCGGCCAAGGGCAAAGTCTCTAAGCTTCCCGAGATGCTGCCCCAGTACTACGAGGTGCGCGGCTGGTCCGCCGAGGGCGTACCTACTCCCGAAAAGCTCGCCGGCCTAGGATTGGCGTGA